The following are encoded together in the Oncorhynchus gorbuscha isolate QuinsamMale2020 ecotype Even-year linkage group LG03, OgorEven_v1.0, whole genome shotgun sequence genome:
- the LOC124031904 gene encoding uncharacterized protein KIAA2013 homolog: MWLQQRLKGLPGVLSSSWARRMLIGLLVFLIFYWYLSSEGALRLFSGSGQSGGPAGQCLQTEIHRWKSLVDRGEGIYSTPQEKAVTPFVTGNGHFLVDIDSNRLWVASSSQPGSAPVHQTEYSPIVGVHLPGKRAEASATMLWFRKGAVLSVHCVLPGDSSGSARDCLTVREEFIAHRSRPNVYLQRIHVNNPSERAATLEVSTEPSLFGSKFSASVEKVEDKDVVLSSGRVVLPGKNQILLVVVATKKLGSRIQVAAKSEYAESVLSVVWTSEPIESTKLQETFTRLREGAKKELGELLRANIEDLVQDHQQAWMDLFISGVEMRKITDAHTPSSATVNTTLYYVLSASPAPLLDRRLGPEERARLESSLNYADHCFSGHATMHADNLWPERVSSVAQVLQLVTLWTLTLQKRGCKVLVAAGAHGVMQGAVLSFGGLSFNENHLQFQADPEVLHNSYALRGIHYNQDLINLAVLLDAEGKPFLHVSVKPFLHVSVKPQEKPVALYACEAGCLNEPVELTSSMVESKGHVFPVMVTQPITPLLYISTDLRHLQDLRHTLHLKAILAHEEHMAKQDPGLPFLFWFGVASLITLFHLFLFKLIYNEYCGPSAKPLFRSKVTKPSEEMEA, encoded by the exons ATGTGGCTCCAGCAAAGACTAAAGGGCCTACCTGGTGTGCTGTCAAGCAGCTGGGCTAGAAGAATGCTCATTGGACTGCTGGTTTTCCTCATCTTCTACTGGTACCTTAGCTCAGAGGGCGCTTTGAGGTTGTTTAGTGGCTCAGGCCAATCAGGGGGGCCTGCTGGACAATGCCTCCAGACTGAGATCCACAGGTGGAAGTCACTGGTGGACCGGGGGGAGGGGATCTACAGCACTCCCCAGGAGAAAGCGGTCACACCTTTTGTCACAGGTAACGGCCATTTCCTGGTGGACATTGACTCCAACAGACTGTGGGTGGCCTCGTCCTCCCAGCCTGGCTCGGCCCCTGTCCACCAGACTGAGTATTCGCCCATAGTGGGTGTCCACCTCCCTGGGAAGCGGGCCGAGGCGAGTGCAACCATGCTCTGGTTCCGCAAAGGGGCTGTCCTGTCCGTCCACTGTGTCCTCCCGGGGGACAGCTCCGGGTCAGCCCGTGACTGCCTCACCGTCCGAGAGGAGTTCATTGCCCACCGCAGCCGGCCCAACGTCTACCTCCAGAGGATCCACGTCAACAACCCCTCGGAGCGGGCCGCCACCCTGGAGGTTTCCACTGAACCGTCCTTGTTCGGGAGCAAGTTCTCAGCCAGCGTGGAGAAGGTGGAGGACAAAGACGTGGTGCTGTCGTCGGGCCGCGTAGTTCTGCCGGGGAAGAACCAGATATTGCTGGTGGTGGTGGCCACCAAGAAGCTGGGCAGCCGCATCCAGGTGGCGGCCAAGTCGGAGTACGCAGAAAGTGTGCTGTCGGTGGTGTGGACATCGGAGCCCATTGAGTCGACCAAGTTGCAGGAGACCTTCACTAGGCTTAGAGAGGGGGCCAAGAAAGAGCTGGGCGAGCTGCTGAGGGCTAACATAGAAGATCTGGTCCAGGACCACCAACAGGCCTGGATGGACCTCTTCATCTCTG GGGTGGAGATGCGTAAGATCACTGACGCGCATACGCCGTCCAGCGCCACGGTCAACACCACACTCTACTACGTCCTCTCGGCCTCGCCGGCACCCCTGCTAGACCGCCGCCTGGGCCCTGAAGAACGCGCCCGTCTGGAATCCAGCCTCAACTACGCCGACCACTGCTTTAGTGGGCATGCAACCATGCATGCCGATAACCTGTGGCCGGAGCGGGTCAGCAGTGTGGCCCAAGTCCTGCAGCTGGTCACCCTGTGGACCCTCACCCTGCAGAAGAGGGGTTGCAAGGTGCTTGTGGCGGCAGGTGCCCATGGCGTCATGCAGGGTGCCGTACTCAGCTTCGGAGGCCTCTCCTTCAACGAAAACCACCTGCAGTTCCAGGCGGACCCGGAGGTGCTGCACAACAGCTATGCGCTGCGAGGCATCCACTACAACCAGGACCTGATCAACCTGGCTGTGCTTCTGGACGCCGAGGGCAAGCCCTTCCTGCACGTGTCGGTCAAACCCTTCCTGCATGTGTCGGTCAAGCCCCAGGAGAAACCCGTAGCGCTGTACGCCTGCGAGGCGGGCTGCCTCAACGAGCCGGTGGAGCTGACGTCGTCAATGGTAGAGTCCAAGGGCCACGTGTTCCCGGTGATGGTGACGCAGCCCATCACACCACTGCTCTACATATCCACGGACCTGCGCCACCTGCAAGACCTGCGGCACACATTGCACCTCAAAGCCATCCTGGCACACGAGGAGCACATGGCCAAGCAGGACCCGGGCCTGCCTTTCCTCTTTTGGTTTGGCGTGGCTTCTCTCATCACCctcttccacctcttcctcttcaaACTCATCTACAATGAGTACTGCGGCCCCAGCGCCAAGCCCCTCTTCAGAAGCAAG GTGACGAAGCCAAGTGAGGAAATGGAAGCTTAG
- the LOC124031905 gene encoding guanylate cyclase D-like: MDAESYEKVETIDDAYMVVRGLPERNGDKHADESQNVAGLGASRQIGGHTPQLRAGIHTGPCVAGIVSYKMPRYGLFGDTVNTPPEWSPPACVGIHTHIQYSMQAPVPNAVCVSVSASAQRIHASSATYLALMKDCVYELHLRGETEVKEEITHIG; the protein is encoded by the exons ATGGACGCAGAGAGCTACGAGAAG GTTGAGACGATAGACGATGCCTACATGGTGGTAAGGGGCCTGCCTGAGAGGAACGGGGACAAGCACGCTGACGAGAGCCAAAATGTTGCTGGACTTGGTGCCAGCCGTCAGATAGGTGGCCATACCCCACAGCTTCGCGCAGGAATACACACAg GTCCATGTGTGGCAGGTATTGTCAGCTACAAGATGCCCAGATACGGCCTGTTTGGAGATACTGTCAACACACCTCCAGAATGGAGTCCACCAGCCTGcgtaggtatacacacacacatacagtacagtatgcaggcACCTGTTcccaatgctgtgtgtgtgtctgtgtcagcgTCAGCTCAGAGGATCCACGCCAGCTCAGCCACCTACCTGGCCCTGATGAAGGACTGTGTCTACGAGCTCCATCTGAGAGGAGAGACCGAGGTGAAG gaggaaataacacatattggcTGA